Proteins from one Pseudomonas bijieensis genomic window:
- a CDS encoding IpaD/SipD/SspD family type III secretion system needle tip protein codes for MEIAPFTRPPIVLLPNVETITDTAPPLEVPVEVQTVSSLTHLLDRSMNAMNRGLGQMLKCPSITAKQVDGMTSEATAQPFIAEFVEQIHAKRDRAQMLAMQLRQCCAVMTHSLKAGLLDESQLQQVDDEHNQILHALERHLEEHKPLEIAEALDATINSSNDFFEKLLELIDLIKNGYLAGYEHIISAYTDFFAAFNARITAMMKNWVEGANDGKDVRLNAGALHAALTQLIADYSHPNPASILFPKPGEEASEEEADKWRQALGLPANCLKPNGDGTWCVVIDTGPLTLMKKDLPSSGTVTWDTAKYNQWQTGFNAQEERLKNMLQSLTQKYSNANSYHDNFNKTLSAHLNQFADMLRAMLNF; via the coding sequence ATGGAGATCGCGCCATTTACTCGTCCCCCTATCGTATTGCTGCCGAACGTGGAGACCATCACTGATACTGCACCGCCTCTCGAGGTACCCGTTGAAGTTCAAACGGTCAGTTCCCTGACCCATCTGCTGGACCGGTCCATGAACGCCATGAATCGTGGCCTCGGCCAAATGCTCAAGTGCCCGTCAATCACCGCCAAGCAGGTGGACGGCATGACCAGCGAGGCGACAGCGCAGCCGTTCATCGCGGAGTTTGTCGAACAGATCCACGCCAAGCGTGACCGAGCGCAAATGTTGGCCATGCAGCTGCGCCAGTGCTGTGCCGTGATGACCCACAGTCTGAAAGCCGGGCTGTTGGACGAAAGCCAACTCCAGCAGGTCGATGACGAACACAACCAAATCCTCCACGCCCTCGAACGACATTTGGAAGAGCACAAGCCCCTTGAGATCGCAGAGGCCTTGGATGCAACGATAAATTCATCGAATGACTTCTTCGAAAAACTCCTTGAACTGATCGACCTGATCAAGAACGGCTACCTCGCCGGTTACGAACATATCATCTCGGCCTATACGGACTTCTTCGCCGCCTTCAATGCCCGAATCACCGCGATGATGAAAAATTGGGTCGAAGGGGCGAACGACGGTAAAGATGTCAGGTTGAACGCGGGTGCACTGCACGCTGCGTTGACGCAACTGATCGCCGATTACAGCCATCCGAACCCGGCCTCCATTCTGTTTCCGAAACCGGGCGAAGAAGCCAGCGAGGAAGAAGCAGACAAATGGCGTCAAGCACTGGGCTTGCCTGCTAATTGCCTTAAACCAAACGGCGACGGTACTTGGTGCGTGGTCATCGATACCGGGCCGCTGACGTTAATGAAAAAAGACCTGCCCTCCAGCGGCACGGTGACCTGGGATACCGCCAAATACAACCAATGGCAAACCGGCTTCAACGCCCAGGAGGAACGCTTGAAAAACATGCTGCAGTCGTTGACGCAGAAGTACTCGAATGCCAATTCGTATCATGACAATTTCAATAAGACCTTGTCGGCGCATTTGAATCAGTTTGCGGATATGTTGAGGGCGATGTTGAATTTCTAG
- a CDS encoding phosphopantetheine-binding protein has protein sequence MSENPIDRFESIHAIIKSLVVGMPLRGRVIGGGSRLVEDLSIDSMSLVELVLELNNAFGIELSEAEVEEWRTMQDVVDSVRRHMESSP, from the coding sequence ATGTCAGAAAATCCAATTGATCGGTTTGAAAGTATCCACGCGATCATCAAGTCGTTGGTGGTGGGTATGCCCCTTCGTGGTCGGGTCATTGGCGGTGGTTCGCGGTTGGTCGAAGACCTTTCTATCGATTCCATGAGTCTGGTCGAGCTTGTTTTGGAGCTGAATAACGCTTTCGGTATTGAGTTGTCCGAAGCTGAAGTGGAGGAATGGAGGACGATGCAGGATGTCGTCGATTCGGTGCGCAGGCACATGGAGAGTAGCCCTTGA
- the sctE gene encoding type III secretion system translocon subunit SctE → MSEIRSTPSPAFQGGMSRSEAFEKYGAAASKAVRTADFQAAGKQALADLMSVKYEGQNGPSVAATGRPVLHAPALRADGNKQETNGDLFTLLMAMISELIGEVDVKKLSNRLAMLQSMAGAKQQGYANLSAEYAAAVQALEAAEGQVGSSQGHLEQLRERVQQVQGLLEDSEARLAQLDPDSPEYAQELARRDQLKGELASHTQAFNVAVDAHLKLIEIANAFAKTLSGVVAKVLVVSGTSGPALKDTDEKALSSSALALLNRLKIIELLGEAAQNKEELSQELFQALQVKLQEHMKRESDKYLEEVRKAEALQKTMGCIGKIVGAILSAATIVAGVLTANPVLIVVGVIGAGVMIADAVVEEKTGKSFMAEAMKPLTFVMQEAIKRFSEMYTQMLIDLGVDEDKAKEIGQIAGMIQGVVSTLAAVALVVMVGAQVIGPMISAVASKLASVAAQAAPVAMQAMKQMATSVGNSLTQILTQLRGFITNGADAVSLARYAANLEIAQAVTEFGNVAVQGGLQIKSGQHQAQAAVHLANVRVRMAISEEISAYLTQVVEHYGQAMHERTRQIEQLFADMQRSHSVSLQMVRHV, encoded by the coding sequence ATGAGTGAAATCAGAAGCACCCCAAGCCCCGCATTCCAGGGGGGGATGAGTCGCAGCGAAGCCTTTGAAAAATATGGTGCGGCGGCCAGCAAGGCCGTCAGGACCGCCGATTTTCAGGCGGCCGGCAAGCAAGCCCTGGCGGACCTGATGTCGGTGAAATACGAAGGTCAGAATGGCCCGTCCGTCGCCGCTACTGGCCGGCCCGTGCTGCATGCGCCAGCGCTGCGCGCCGATGGCAACAAACAGGAAACCAACGGTGATCTGTTCACGCTGTTGATGGCGATGATCAGTGAGCTGATCGGTGAGGTCGACGTCAAGAAACTGAGCAACCGCTTGGCGATGTTGCAGAGCATGGCCGGTGCCAAGCAGCAGGGCTATGCCAACCTCTCGGCTGAATACGCCGCAGCCGTCCAGGCCTTGGAGGCTGCCGAGGGCCAGGTCGGCAGCAGCCAGGGACACCTAGAACAGTTGCGTGAACGAGTCCAGCAGGTCCAGGGCCTGCTGGAAGACAGCGAAGCGCGCCTGGCGCAGTTGGACCCTGATTCGCCGGAGTACGCCCAGGAGCTGGCCCGTCGCGATCAGCTCAAAGGCGAACTGGCGAGCCATACCCAAGCCTTCAATGTGGCAGTCGACGCTCATCTGAAGCTGATCGAGATCGCCAATGCCTTTGCCAAAACCCTGAGCGGGGTGGTCGCGAAGGTGCTGGTGGTGTCCGGCACCAGCGGCCCCGCCCTCAAGGACACCGATGAAAAAGCCCTCAGCAGCAGTGCCCTGGCGTTGCTCAATCGCTTGAAGATCATCGAACTGCTCGGCGAGGCGGCGCAGAACAAAGAGGAACTCAGCCAGGAGTTGTTCCAAGCGTTGCAGGTCAAGCTTCAGGAACACATGAAGCGGGAGTCGGATAAATACCTGGAAGAAGTCCGCAAGGCCGAGGCATTGCAGAAAACCATGGGCTGCATCGGCAAGATCGTCGGGGCGATCTTGAGCGCGGCAACCATTGTTGCCGGGGTGTTGACCGCCAACCCGGTGCTGATTGTGGTGGGTGTGATTGGCGCGGGGGTGATGATTGCCGATGCGGTGGTCGAGGAAAAAACCGGCAAGTCGTTCATGGCCGAAGCGATGAAACCGCTGACCTTCGTCATGCAGGAAGCCATCAAGCGGTTCTCCGAGATGTACACCCAAATGCTGATAGACCTGGGCGTTGATGAAGACAAGGCCAAGGAAATCGGGCAGATCGCCGGCATGATCCAGGGCGTCGTTTCGACGCTGGCCGCCGTCGCGCTGGTGGTCATGGTCGGGGCGCAGGTGATCGGGCCGATGATCAGCGCCGTCGCCTCGAAACTGGCATCGGTGGCCGCCCAGGCCGCGCCTGTCGCGATGCAAGCCATGAAGCAGATGGCAACGTCGGTGGGCAACTCGCTGACCCAGATACTCACGCAGTTGCGCGGGTTCATCACCAACGGCGCCGATGCGGTATCGCTGGCCCGTTATGCCGCCAACCTGGAGATCGCCCAGGCCGTCACCGAGTTCGGCAATGTCGCGGTACAAGGCGGGCTGCAAATCAAAAGCGGCCAACACCAGGCCCAGGCTGCCGTGCACCTGGCCAATGTGCGGGTACGCATGGCAATCAGCGAGGAAATCAGCGCCTACCTGACTCAGGTGGTCGAGCACTACGGTCAGGCGATGCACGAACGAACCCGCCAGATCGAGCAGCTATTTGCCGACATGCAACGCAGCCATTCCGTCAGCCTGCAAATGGTTCGGCATGTTTGA
- the sicA gene encoding type III secretion system translocator chaperone SicA yields MSRDNKQDEQVALDVVDAMLGGAALKDVQGLSDEHMDSLYAFAFQFYEQGRLDDAEKFFHFLCIYDFYNSHYWMGLAAVHQLKQNHQKAIDLYAIAFAQGKNDYRPMLYTGQCHLALGRIGKARLCFEYVLEQATQDDLREQAKVYLDTLAHMEQQCSED; encoded by the coding sequence ATGAGTCGCGACAACAAACAAGACGAGCAGGTGGCCCTGGACGTCGTCGACGCGATGCTCGGTGGGGCGGCGTTGAAAGATGTGCAAGGCCTCAGTGACGAGCACATGGACAGTCTCTATGCCTTCGCTTTCCAGTTCTACGAACAAGGGCGACTGGACGATGCCGAGAAGTTCTTTCACTTCCTGTGCATCTACGACTTCTACAACAGCCATTACTGGATGGGACTGGCTGCGGTGCACCAGCTCAAGCAAAACCACCAGAAGGCCATCGACCTGTATGCCATCGCTTTTGCCCAAGGCAAGAACGATTACCGACCGATGTTGTACACCGGCCAATGCCATCTGGCCCTGGGCAGGATCGGCAAGGCCCGGTTGTGTTTCGAATACGTGCTTGAGCAAGCCACGCAAGACGATCTGCGAGAGCAGGCCAAGGTGTATCTCGACACCTTGGCCCACATGGAACAGCAATGTTCGGAGGACTGA
- a CDS encoding IpaC/SipC family type III secretion system effector — MTTIHAPIRIAPVVIDHDLTNDARLSESVAQEQLSKDLKAKSLLDSRISDSSLARQVLKNGDFIAPSAVELEREINGYQPTESDWQDCLSASMMLSDEVRNDLIFDPGAWEKHANVLVAAIIALNIARVANAQLRGHFSVMASDAAKAQGAAIVESGKAAMYSAITGAIVSGAISGFALLKTFQGQKLRHADIDLHKRNAMDARDIERDLKLERNRTEWNPQTTYKIKTVDDFGRPTTVDFKPKASSLSSQDQAWLDKQILNAQKVSETSDWLSQMGSKGIDKKLEIGRALSAMSMSLSQVVASMVRLTEHAAREKEVLQQSAQNSQKSLSDEVGQKDAADAALLQKLMDMVMQLFQGRSDVIRALTA, encoded by the coding sequence ATGACCACTATTCACGCTCCAATCAGAATCGCCCCCGTTGTCATTGACCACGATCTGACCAATGACGCGAGGTTGAGCGAGTCAGTCGCTCAAGAGCAGCTTTCAAAGGATCTCAAAGCCAAGTCCCTTTTGGACTCTCGGATTTCCGACAGCAGCCTCGCCAGGCAAGTACTCAAGAACGGCGACTTCATAGCGCCCTCGGCTGTGGAACTGGAGCGTGAAATCAACGGCTACCAGCCCACTGAATCAGACTGGCAGGACTGTCTTTCAGCCTCGATGATGCTCAGCGATGAAGTACGCAACGACCTGATATTCGACCCCGGTGCATGGGAGAAACACGCCAACGTGTTGGTGGCTGCGATCATCGCGCTGAACATCGCCCGAGTGGCCAACGCGCAACTGCGCGGGCATTTCAGCGTCATGGCCTCCGATGCGGCCAAGGCCCAAGGCGCGGCGATTGTCGAGTCCGGCAAGGCGGCGATGTACAGCGCCATCACTGGGGCAATCGTGTCCGGAGCCATTTCCGGATTCGCCCTGCTCAAGACTTTCCAGGGCCAGAAGTTGAGGCATGCGGACATCGACTTGCACAAGCGCAACGCCATGGACGCTCGCGATATCGAACGCGACCTCAAGCTTGAGCGCAACCGTACCGAGTGGAATCCGCAGACCACCTACAAGATCAAGACCGTGGATGACTTCGGTCGCCCGACGACGGTCGATTTCAAACCCAAGGCTTCGTCCCTGTCATCCCAGGATCAAGCCTGGTTAGACAAGCAAATCCTCAACGCGCAAAAGGTCAGTGAGACCTCTGATTGGTTGAGCCAGATGGGCAGCAAGGGGATCGACAAGAAACTGGAAATCGGCCGCGCGCTCAGCGCCATGTCGATGAGCTTGAGTCAGGTGGTGGCGAGCATGGTGCGCCTGACCGAGCACGCCGCCCGGGAAAAAGAAGTGCTGCAGCAAAGTGCGCAGAACAGCCAGAAGAGCCTGAGCGATGAAGTCGGCCAGAAAGACGCGGCCGATGCGGCGCTCTTGCAAAAACTGATGGACATGGTGATGCAGCTTTTTCAAGGGCGCAGCGATGTCATTCGCGCCCTGACGGCTTGA